One Algoriphagus sp. Y33 genomic window, TGAGCACGGGATATGTGAAATATATAACCAAGGGGCTGCGGAGGCAAGGTATGATATAGTATGTTTTATGCATGAAGACATAGAATACAAAACTCAGGATTGGGGCAAAATTGTTTTAAGGACTTTTTCTGAAAATCCTTCTCTGGGTTTATTGGGAGTAGCTGGAGGGGATTATAAATCTCTTGCTCCTTCAAGTTGGTTCAACTTTGAAGCTCCAGCAGTATTCCCTGGAAATAAGTATGTAAATCTCATCCAAGGGTTTAAATCTGTTCACAAAGAACCCGTGCTTGAGTTTTGTAATCCAAAAGATCAAAAACTGGCAGAAGTAGCTTGTGTAGATGGCTTATGGATGTGTACTAAAAAATCAATCTCAACCACACTCAAATTTGATGAAATGCTCCTAAAAGGCTTTCATGGCTATGATATAGATTACTCCATTGCCGTTGGGCAGAAATATACTGTTGGAGTCACTTTTGATGTTTTGATCCATCATTTGTCGGAGGGGAAATTCGAAGATCTGTGGCTGTTGGAAATCCTAAAAGTCCATAAAAAATGGAGCAGAATCCTTCCCATAAACAAAGTAGGACTTGATAAAAAGGAGGTAATACGTCTTGAAAAACGCCTATTTAAATTGTTTATGGTTAGGCTTTGCGAAAAAGGTTGGTCAAAAAAAAGGATGATTGATATACTTTGGGCTGCTAGAAAATCCAAAATCATGTCCTTATCCCTATTTTCATCACTCTTACTATTTGTTGCTAAAGTAAAAAAAACAGCGTAGAATGCATTTAACTTGCATATAGAAAGTATCCTGTTACTTTCATTCATTTGTCAAACAAATCTTCATCTATGAATTGATTTTGAGGTGACTCTAACAAATTTCTCAACAGAATGTGAATATTCTTTTTAATGTTAGGGAAACTATACTGTTCTATAGCTCTATGGGAATTCATTGACAAAGTGGTCCATAAATCTTTGGATTCATAAGACATAATTATCTTAGAGGCATATTCTTCTTTGGTATGGGCGATAAGAACGTTTTTTCCATCAATCAAATTCATCCCTTCTGCACCAATATTACTAGTAACTATCGGAAGCTTATACGCCAAACTCTGTCCTATCTTTCCTTTCATACCAGCTCCAAATCGCAACGGGGCAACAAACAGTCTATGGGTATGGAAATAATCTGAAACATCCGGAACATACCCAGGCACTGATACGAGGTTATTTGCCAGAGAAGATATTTCAGAAGTAGGCTTGCTACCGAGCAAAGTTAGTTTTAGGGATGGTAACACTTTCCATACTTCAGGCATGATCTCATTTACAAGCCAGAGCGCTGCATCAATATTTGGCGGATGATCATAAGCTCCAATAAATAGAATTCCTTCTCGCCTATCAAATGGAAATCCAGAAGAGATATCTATAGGATCATGAATATTGGGAACTACAGACACATTTAATATTCCTTCTTTTTCCAGCAGTACCTTTTCGTCCCATGTTACAGTCAGAGTCAGGTCGGCAGCTTCTGCGATCTCCAGTTCATCCTTTTTCACCCTTTCAGCTTCAGCCATCAAATTCTCATCACCTGATTGCTGTGATTGCCTCTGCAGTCTGAGATGATGCAAATCGATAGTGTCATAAACCCATTTTGCATTGGGGAATTTCTTGAAGAGCCATCTAAACCCCATGTTCATTTCCGGTCTGCTGATCCAGATAAGATCACACTTTTCAAGCGTTGCATTCAACTCTCTGATCATAGCCGGCCTATTGGGATATCGATAAAGAACTTCAACCCCCATTTTTACCATATCAGTAAAATACGGTTCTGTCCTATTAGCATCATCCGGAATAAAAGTAACATGGTATTCCAGCTCCCTCAGCATTCTAATCAACTGATAGGCCCTAAACGAACCAGAATTCTTGTCATGAGCAGGTATGATATTGTCTACAAACAAAAGTCTTTTAGGTGGTAAAAATTTACGGCTATCTTCTGACACATCACCTTTAGGCTGGTGAATTTCAAGTAATTCATTTTGCCACTTCTCCTGAAATTTTTCGCGGTTTACCTCCTGATAAGCTTTTACCGAATTCTTTTTGATAATTTTGCCCGATGTGATTCCTTCAAAATGGATTACCTCAGATAGAGGCTGATACATCACTTTCATTTTAAGCACATTTCTCACTGCAAAACATAGATCAGTATCTTCATAATATGCAGGAGTATAACGTTGATCAAATTTGCCAAGTTGGTTAAAATCACATTTTCTTATCATAATGCTTGCTCCTGAGCAATAATCGACTGCCCGGATGTAATTGTATCTCGGTCTATCAGGCAGATCATTTCTCCCATAATTGGCTCCACCGGCATTTTTATAAATAATACCTCCTGCTTCCTGGAGCAACCCATGCGCATAAATCAATTTACTTCCTACACAGCCGACTCTCTCATCCTCAAAAAGCTCCAGCATAGGTTGCAGCCAATTGGCCGTTACCTGAGTATCATTATTTAAAAAATACAAATACTTCCCTCTTGCAAGGCTAGAAGCTTCATTGCAATTCAAAAGGAAACCCTTGTTTTTTTTGTTTCGGACATAAACTATTCCAGCAACATTCTTAGTAAGAAAAATCGGCGTCTCATCGGTGGAACAATCGTCCACTACTATAATTTCAAGCTTTACTCCATCAGGCAAATTGTCTTCTAGCGATTTTAGACAATTGAACGTATAAGATAACTGATTATATACTGGGATGATTATAGATACATCCGGACTATCAACTTTGGGAAATCCTATCTTTTGACGCATTAATTCATTCTTGCCCAACTGTGGAAGGGTTGTGGGTGAAACAAAAAATCTATATCCTAAAAGAGTAAGGATAAATTCCTGTATTTTAATGGAAAATATGGAATAAGAATCCCGGGAAAAGAAAACAGAGCGTGTAGACTGAATTGGTTTTATCAGTTCGTTTAGAATAGTCTTCTTAAGCGTAGCAAGTCCTACAAATACTATAATA contains:
- a CDS encoding glycosyltransferase, which translates into the protein MISIIICSANKPYLDAVKESIAKTIGCEYEILSYENAKGEHGICEIYNQGAAEARYDIVCFMHEDIEYKTQDWGKIVLRTFSENPSLGLLGVAGGDYKSLAPSSWFNFEAPAVFPGNKYVNLIQGFKSVHKEPVLEFCNPKDQKLAEVACVDGLWMCTKKSISTTLKFDEMLLKGFHGYDIDYSIAVGQKYTVGVTFDVLIHHLSEGKFEDLWLLEILKVHKKWSRILPINKVGLDKKEVIRLEKRLFKLFMVRLCEKGWSKKRMIDILWAARKSKIMSLSLFSSLLLFVAKVKKTA
- a CDS encoding glycosyltransferase produces the protein MKIHKWIDKYNKRYCYKINNKYYRGRDSGKSMVFRLHPKLILYYLIRIIIVFVGLATLKKTILNELIKPIQSTRSVFFSRDSYSIFSIKIQEFILTLLGYRFFVSPTTLPQLGKNELMRQKIGFPKVDSPDVSIIIPVYNQLSYTFNCLKSLEDNLPDGVKLEIIVVDDCSTDETPIFLTKNVAGIVYVRNKKNKGFLLNCNEASSLARGKYLYFLNNDTQVTANWLQPMLELFEDERVGCVGSKLIYAHGLLQEAGGIIYKNAGGANYGRNDLPDRPRYNYIRAVDYCSGASIMIRKCDFNQLGKFDQRYTPAYYEDTDLCFAVRNVLKMKVMYQPLSEVIHFEGITSGKIIKKNSVKAYQEVNREKFQEKWQNELLEIHQPKGDVSEDSRKFLPPKRLLFVDNIIPAHDKNSGSFRAYQLIRMLRELEYHVTFIPDDANRTEPYFTDMVKMGVEVLYRYPNRPAMIRELNATLEKCDLIWISRPEMNMGFRWLFKKFPNAKWVYDTIDLHHLRLQRQSQQSGDENLMAEAERVKKDELEIAEAADLTLTVTWDEKVLLEKEGILNVSVVPNIHDPIDISSGFPFDRREGILFIGAYDHPPNIDAALWLVNEIMPEVWKVLPSLKLTLLGSKPTSEISSLANNLVSVPGYVPDVSDYFHTHRLFVAPLRFGAGMKGKIGQSLAYKLPIVTSNIGAEGMNLIDGKNVLIAHTKEEYASKIIMSYESKDLWTTLSMNSHRAIEQYSFPNIKKNIHILLRNLLESPQNQFIDEDLFDK